GCTTCATACAGGATGAGGATGAGATATGTTTGGGCATCGATGAGCACTGCTTCAGACACCAGGAGCTGGTGCACACCGTAAGCGAGGTAAAACAGAGAAAAGTGTTGGGGATTCTTAGAGACGACCGCCTAACCACCTTAAAGAAGTTCCTGAGCAAGCTCCCCTGAGATAAGCAGAGGTATGTATCGACATGAAGAAGGGGCTAAGGAAGGCAGCTGAGGCAGTATTTCCCTCGGCCAGGGTAGTGGTCGACCCGTTCCCTGTAATCGCCGACTCGAATAAGCGGATGGACGAAGCCAGAAGAATAGAGCAAGACGTACACCGAAGGAGGAAGGGGCAGATACCGAAGAAGATATTCCTCGTAGGCAGGGAAAAGCTCACTGAGAAGGGCAGGCAAAGGGTGGATACACTTCTGGAAAACAAAAGAGCCGGTTAGCTCTTGACAACTCCATAAATGTTTTATAAAATGATAAATTGTACAAAAAAATTCTGCATCCGAATCGTAACGGCGGGGGGCTTCTCGGGAAAAAGAGCGGGGCTTTTTCCCGGTTTTGTATACTGTACTTATCCTTTGGCAACGGCGGTAAAAAACGATCTACCTTATCAGATGCGTTCCAACCCGCGCTGAGGCCTTTTCCCTACCCCACGGAATACGTCAGAATTGACTTCTCAGTCGAGCGCCGAAATGAAACGAGTCAGCTTCCCTGCTGGTCCGGTTGAGAAATGTCAGACCAGATACAGCCCGAATTTTGACGATTCTGACCTTCGACACCGGCGGTATTGGTATTTATTGTCCTTTATTGCCAGGGGTCGTTTCGGCACCCCAGAGATGAGACTTCATAAAGGTGGTGTAGTGTGTGAATTCAGAACCGATTATCAGGCACAGCTTCTCGAAGGCATCCTCCTTTGTCCAACTCCCGAATTTTATCGAAATCCAGCGTCGATCGTTTGAATGGTTTCTGCAAAGTGAAGTTCTGCCCGAAGAACGGAAAAGGCAGGGCCTCCAGGAGATTTTCGCCGAGATCTTTCCCATCCAGGATTTTACCGGAAAACTGGTATTGGATTTTCTTTCATACCGCCTGGAAGCGCCGACAATGTCCGTTCGCGAGTGCAAAGACCGCGGTCGAACCTATGCCGCTCCCCTCTATGCCCGCGTGCGGCTGATCAACCGGGAGACCAGCGAAATCAAGGAACAGGATGTCTATATGGGAGAAATGCCCTTGATGACCGAACGGGGTACCTTCATGGTCAATGGAGCGGAGCGGGTGGTAGTCACCCAGCTTATCCGCTCGCCCGGCATCTTTTTTTCTAAGGAAATCACCCCGACCG
This portion of the Atribacteraceae bacterium genome encodes:
- a CDS encoding transposase, with the protein product MDMKKGLRKAAEAVFPSARVVVDPFPVIADSNKRMDEARRIEQDVHRRRKGQIPKKIFLVGREKLTEKGRQRVDTLLENKRAG